TTCGAACCTAGGAATGGCGGGACCAAAACCCGCTGCCTTACCGCTTGGCTACGCCCCATCGCGTCAGATACCGATTTAGTGTAGCAGACTTGTCTCCCCTTTTTCCATACTGATTAAAAAATTTGCCAGCACCAGCGCTTACCAGCACCGGGGGCAGCGATCGCTCTAGACCATAACAGGTGTTAAGGCCAGGGGAATACGCACCCAGAACGTGGCACCTTGCCCTGGCTCCGATTCACACACGAGGCTGCCCCGGTGACGTTCCACCACAATTTGATAGCTAATCGAAAGCCCTAGGCCTGTGCCCTGCCCGACGGGTTTCGTTGTGAAGAAGGGGTCAAAGAGGCGTTGCTGCACCTCTGGCGAGATGCCCGGACCATTATCCTGGATGCAAATGGTTGCAAAGACCTGATTGTCCAAAGTTTGAACCATTGTCTGGATCATAATCACCGGATCGTCCTGCTCGCTGAGAGCGTCGATCGCATTACTGAGGATGTTCATAAACACCTGGTTCATCGGTCCGGCGTAGCATTCTACCAGGGGTAGTTGACCGTAGTGCTTCTCAACACGAATGCCCGGACGTTTACCCACAGCCTTTAGGCGGCTTTGCAAAATCAGCAGGGTATTTTCGATGCCTTCGTGAATATCCACCGGCTTCAACTCGGCCTCATCCAGACGCGAGAAGTTACGCAGGGAGAGGACAATTTGACGAATGCGATCGGTGCCTACCTTCATCGAGTTCAACAAGTTGGGCAAATCTTCGGCAATAAACGCTAGGTCAATGGCCTCCGCCAACTCACGGACCTCCGGCACAGCTTCAGGATAGTGGCGCTGGTAGCATTGAAGCAGATCAAGCAGATCGTGGGTGTAGTTAGTGGCATGGTTAAGGTTGCCACTGATAAAGCTCACCGGATTATTGATTTCGTGAGCAATTCCAGCCACCATTTGCCCCAAACTCGACATCTTTTCACTCTGAATCAGCTGCGCTTGGGTTTGCTTGAGGTTGCGCAGGGCTTCACTCAACTGGCGGGCTTGAGCCTCGGCAGCAAAGGCAGAGGCACGGCTTTTGGCAAATAATTCCGCTTGGTCGATCGCTAGGGCTAACTGATCCCGCACCGCCTGGAGGAGGGCTACCTCACTACTGGTCCAGGGACGGGGTTCATCACACTGAGTACACACGATCGCCCCCAACTGGCCAGCACAGGTTGCCAAGGGGACCACCAATTGGGCTGTCACCGCTAGATTGGAGAGGAGAATTTGGCACTCAGCGGTAGCTGGGGATAATTGGGTAACGTCATCAAGCCGCAGGGTTTCCAGCCGCTCCAACTTTTCGATCAACCCGGTGCGCGGTCCTACCGGACAGTCTCCCAAGGAGGTGGGCAAGTCCGCATCGCGGGCTTCGTGAGTAATTGCCAGGAGGGGGGGCTGACTTTGGGGCCAGTACCAGACAAAATGGCAGCACTTAATCTGCAACAATCCCCGAATCTCTTGCACCGCCGTCTTGAGGATTGTATCCAACTCCAGCGAGTTATGAATTTGGCGGGCTAAGCGGAACAGGAGCGCTTCCCGACGGCTGAGCAGTTCCTCCCGTGCCCAAGCGCGATCGATAGCCACAGCCACGTCATTGGCCACCCAATCCAGGATCGCGAAGGCGGCATCCGTGAGGGGTTGTCGCCGGAAGACGGCCATAACCCCAACTAGGCGCTCCTCAACCACCAGGGGATACCCCGCAAAGGCAATCACCCGCTCCTGTTTGACCCAATCGGCCTTGGCCACGCAGAGATCATTGAGCACTGTATTGGTCAAATAGGGCTGACGAGTATGGGCAATAAAGCCCACCATCGAAATCCCAGGGGCAATCAGGGCGGGAAAGTCATCTGTTGGGGTATGGTCTCCCACCACGGCTTGTTGCTCTAGCAAATTGCTCTCTGGGTTCCAGGTCCAAAGGTAGGCAAATGAGTCAGGCAGGTGAGTGACGATCGCGCCCAAACAAGCCTGGAGACTATCCGTCAAATTTCCCCCGTGGGCCAAGGCCAGACTCACTTCTGCCCC
This DNA window, taken from Trichothermofontia sichuanensis B231, encodes the following:
- a CDS encoding GAF domain-containing protein, with the protein product MSAPLPEKQTEWSARAPAYPCLETELESAWLDDWVRLAAFIGQTPIAFISLWVDDQHWIQAAIGPGITLAPYHLPFCEQTLAATELLMVPDLRRDSRFTHNPLVTQEPQLRFYAGFPLRWGRTASGQWHRDAAIGCLGVMDLSPRRLQAAQSHALLALARQIALHLGRATLSQRPSTASAQGNCPALAPDASPLKPLAEPLRPVSLAAVAPPVGAGNATGASGFPLVYRQLLERMTEGYLALDAQGRFIDLNPRAEHLFFKTREELIGQPIWDSLPDLRVTPFAAEAQRACGEQRAVQFEMFYPPLGIWLEIRIYPDGEGMAVFLRDITSVKQAEAALTERTALSALGAEVSLALAHGGNLTDSLQACLGAIVTHLPDSFAYLWTWNPESNLLEQQAVVGDHTPTDDFPALIAPGISMVGFIAHTRQPYLTNTVLNDLCVAKADWVKQERVIAFAGYPLVVEERLVGVMAVFRRQPLTDAAFAILDWVANDVAVAIDRAWAREELLSRREALLFRLARQIHNSLELDTILKTAVQEIRGLLQIKCCHFVWYWPQSQPPLLAITHEARDADLPTSLGDCPVGPRTGLIEKLERLETLRLDDVTQLSPATAECQILLSNLAVTAQLVVPLATCAGQLGAIVCTQCDEPRPWTSSEVALLQAVRDQLALAIDQAELFAKSRASAFAAEAQARQLSEALRNLKQTQAQLIQSEKMSSLGQMVAGIAHEINNPVSFISGNLNHATNYTHDLLDLLQCYQRHYPEAVPEVRELAEAIDLAFIAEDLPNLLNSMKVGTDRIRQIVLSLRNFSRLDEAELKPVDIHEGIENTLLILQSRLKAVGKRPGIRVEKHYGQLPLVECYAGPMNQVFMNILSNAIDALSEQDDPVIMIQTMVQTLDNQVFATICIQDNGPGISPEVQQRLFDPFFTTKPVGQGTGLGLSISYQIVVERHRGSLVCESEPGQGATFWVRIPLALTPVMV